The stretch of DNA GTGTTCACCGTGGCATATCCGCCGTACAGGACGCCCTCGAAGAACAGGGCAACAGCCAGCAGCAGGATGCTCTGCGCCACGTACGCCGCAACCAGGGCCACGCCGATCGCGATGCCGGCAACTGCAAGGGCGACCAGCGTGCGGTCGCGCCCGATGCGGTCATAGGCAGTGCCGACGATGGGCCGCCCACAGCCATTGCCGATCGACAAAGCTCCAACAGCCGCCGAGCAGAAGGCAACATCGGCGCCGATCGAGGCCATGATCGGCGCCGTTTGGGCGATGACGGCGGCAGCGCCTCCCATCACGAGCACGCGCCAGAGCGCAAACGTCCAGAACGAAGGCGATCGCAACATTTGGCCCCCGGTCAAGGTCACCCCGGTTTCCACGGCATTCGCCTTCGGCTTCGCGGGCGCCTTCTGGTCGGGCATGCGCAGAAAGTGCATCGAGACGGCTGCCAGCATCACGGCGAGCGCCGCAAGGATCGCAAAGGCCCCGCGCCAGCCCACGGGCGACGCTATCAGCAAGCTGACCGCAGACCCCAGCACCATGGCGCCCATGCCGAATCCCATCAGCAAGACGCCGCCGGCAAAGCCCGTGCCGTCGCTGAAATGCGCGAACACCACGGAGGTCCACAGGTTGTAGCAAAGCCCGGTTCCGAAACCGCAGAACACGCCATAGAAGATGTAGAGCTGCCAAAGCTCGGTCACGTTCGAAGACAGGATGAACCCGCAAGCGATCAGCGCAATGCCCATGGCAAAGCACGACCGCGGCGGAAAGCGGTTCATGAGCCAGCCGCACGAGAGCATGCCGCACGACCACATGACCATCGAGATCGAGAACGTCGTGGCGGTCTCCGAACGCGTCCAGCCGAATTCGGCTTCCAAGGGCGCGACGAAGATGGACCACGCATAGATAAGCCCCAGCACGAGCATGACAATGGTGCCGCACACAAGCACGGCGTATCGCTGGACATTGGGGTTCTGCATGGTCACGTTCCTCTCTTAGGAGAGATAGAAGGAAAAACTTCCATTTCTCGAAACAGGCGCCCGTCGATTGCTCCGTCGCGGTTATCTCCTGTCGCAACGGCATTATAGGGGCTTCAACATCATAGCGGCTTCAACATTCTGATGTACCATCGTTTTGGCGCCCAGCCAACCGAGGGAAACACTGGCTGCGGCGGCACGCGAAGCAACCTGACGGCGAAAGGATCGACCATGATAACCAACGAGCGCGACGCGCGGGAAGAATCGGCGTTGGACATTGCGAAGAAGATGCTGGTGGCGGCGCGCACGGCCCCGAAAGGCAAAGGCGTCGACATCGTCGAATGCGCCGTGGTGGCAGGCGACGACAAAGAGACGCTGGCGGCGGAGATGGAGGCGTACAGCGCCGAAACCGGCTTCAAGTTCCTGCTGCGCGACGCCGACAACGTGCGCCAAAGCCAGTGCGTGGTCATCGTGGGCACGCGTCACCAGGCACAGGGCCTGAACTGCGGCCACTGCGGCTTTCCCACCTGCAGCGACAAGCCCGAAGCGACGCCGTGCGAAGTGAACAGCGTGGACGTGGGCATCGCCCTCGGCTCGGCCGTTGCGCTCGCCGCCGACTTTCGCGCAGACAGCCGCATCATGTTCTCGGCCGGCATGGCCGCCCAGCGCCTGGGGTGGCTCGGCGAGGACGTTCGCGAGGTCTACGCCATTCCGGTCAGCATCTCCTCCAAAAGCCCCTTCTTCGACCGCCCTTCCCGAAAATGAGAGCCCCCAGAGGGCGGCATTGTCCTCGCCACCTGCGACCCCGTCCGCATCTCCTGGCAAAACAAACAGACTCATCATTATGCCCATCGGACATTTTGCCATCAACCCTTACTCTGCTAGACCTCTTTCATATCGCCTAGGAATTTCAACGAAAAAGATTCCAAAGGTTGACTTCGGTTCCTTGCAACCCGAAAGGCGAGAAGATCTCCTTTGGATTCATTTAAGCATATTTACGTTAATTTACTTAATTGTCTTTACAATGAGAGACACAGTATCGTTTTTCAAAGATACCACGCTACGCTCTGTCGGTGTCTTCGCCTACGAAAAGAGACAGCATGAATGCCATCGAAACCGAGGATGTCGTATTTGCTATAGGCCCGCCCTGCTCGGACAAGCTCACGTTCACAAGAGAGGAGCACTCATGACATCGTATCTCTGCGAGGCAGACATCGAAAGAATCGAATGGCGCAGTTTGGGGAACCACCCATTCGGCCATGAGGCGGAATGGCGCATGGCTCGCGATATTCTTCGGATGATGGAGTCCTTCCCTCCGAAGGAGAAAAACTCTCGCGTGCGCAGCCTTTGGTTTTGCGTCAAGCGCGGAGAGCCAGATGATTGGCTGACGCTCGATGAATACAGAGACTACGCGGAACTCTACGACGAGCCGCTAGAAATGGTCAATGCTCGCCGCCTCGAAGAGTGGCAGCAATGTTTCCCTGATGAAACATATTGGCACGAAATCAGCTCCAACGCCGAAGACGGCTGGATGATTCTGGTCATCGACAACCGAGTCGTGATAGAGGTGGCTAAAGGCAAGGAAGATGCTTGGGACAATCCTCGTCTTCACGAAACCCTCAGGAAATTGCGCGCGAGCATCGGACTCGTCTTGGAAAAGGCTTGCCGTGAAGACTACGAAGAATACCTGAGCAAAGAGCTTCCGATGCGCTGCCGACATGGTTTCATCAAGCGTTCGGACTATTGGGAGATATGTGGTAAGGACAACTGCTACGACGATGCGAAAATGGGTGACGAAGAGGCGCAAATACTTGCGGCGGAACTAAGAGGGCAACAGGCAAAGGAAAACATCCCCCGCATCCCCAGCCTTTGCGCTCGCGACTATTTCAGTATCCTGAAGGACGCTTATATGGCCGCCGGTTACCACAACGACACAAAAGGGTTAAGGAGCGCAGCTCCCCCAGAAGACGGACGCGCCTGGTACGAGCGATTTGGAGATGCCCGCGATGAGGTCATACTCACCATGGACCAAGACTCTCCCGAAGCTTTCAGTGAGTTGCACAGCGGAGATCACTTCTTCAACCATACGTTTGAGATTCTTGCCGGCTCGAGCGTCTCTCGTGTTTATCTCCACCCCCGACCCGGCGAAACAGGCTGGTTGCTGTCACTTTCCGGATCTATCACATGGCATTCCGCTGACATGGCCCGCATCTGGCATCACTTGAACAAAACAGGAACACCCGTCTATCTTTCCGACGCAGATGACGTTGCCCGCGCCCTCTTGGGTGAAGACGATCTGTTCATTGTGCCGTTCAACGAAAGCATCTGGCACCGAGGCAAAAGTCATTTTGAACGAGAGGTAATAAGCTGCATTCACCTCCCCGAGGAGGATGCCAAAGAAGTTATCGCACAAGCCGAATGGATGAAGACACCCGCCCCGAAGCCGCTACTAGCGGAGGTTGTCCTGGACAACGACGAGGCGAGCGCCTTGATGAGGGCGCTCGATGTCTACTCGCGCATTTGGGTTGGGCAGTATGACCACATCGAGCGGGAGCTCCAAAATCTGACGTTGGCGTTCGGTGAATTTAACCTGAAGGAGGACGCCCGCAAGAAGGCTTGGCTTCTCATGAGAAAGCTCGTCCTCCCCGAGCTGAGCGGCATGCCCCTTGGCGCAAGCCTCGGCATCTGGAGCGAACATACCGACGATCGAGGCCAAGCCGCATACGATATCCTGCAGGTTGTGCGGCATGCCCGCGCTTGGCACAAGAACCCCGAGGGAGGCACAGGGCGAGACTTCGACAGACCTTGGATTCATGGATCACTCCCGCCGATTCAATGCTCCTGCAAGGGAAAAGGCGATAGCCTTCTGACAACGATTGTTCTCACGCCTGCGCACGCAGCTCTCATGGCAGACGCGACCAGCGTGATGTCCAGCGTCGCTCAGCAAGACCTGTTCGAGGCGATGAGCCACTACACCATGAACGAAGAGGCGCGGGATATCGCAAAATGCATAGAGGAGCTGCTCCCCTCCCCCAAAAAGGGCGGAGGCAGCGTTTCTCCAGCGATCGAATCCCTGCTCTGCAAGCTTAGCGAGATCACCATCCAAAGCAACAATGCCAGGAATTCCCTCTGATCAAAACCTTCTTTCGCGGACGACGCCTTCAGGCAAATCCAAACCCCATGGCGGTCGACCGCGCCTTCTCAAATTCACGCAACCCATTTCGATCCTTGCCGCCCGAAATCAAAGGGATGCACGCGAACGGGCATAATGCATGAGTCAAGCATTAGCTGAATGCATCCAAGCAGGTTGCGTGCCGATTGTTGGTGTCATGACTGCGTTTGGGAGGTGCGGGCTTTGGCCCGCCCGAGCAAACGCAGCACTGCCCCCACCAAGCGCATCATCGAGCCGACCGACTTGGGCACCAAATTGGCGCTTCTTGCATCATTTCGCCGTTCGGCGCGGCCAGACAAGCGCCTTGGCGGGCATGCAGTCGACAAAAACCGAGCCCAGCAGAGAAAAACGCCCCGAAAAGAGGCGTTTCTCTGCAAACGGGAGTGTATTTTTCTAGCATGCGTCAGAAAATGATGCGCAAGCCGTCATTTTCTGACTCCAAAATCTCTAGTGCACATTTCCTCCATATATGGATCCACTGGGCGGCGTCCTCCCGGGCGACCGCTGCTGCTGCCTACACTTCTTCTGCTGCTACAGCGCTTGGTATTCCTCGTCGGCGACCGGCTCGAGCCATTCGTTCGACGCGTCCTCGCCTTCTATTTCGAACGCCAGGTGCGAAAACCAGCTGTCTGCGGCCGCGCCGTGCCAGTGCTTCACGTTCGCGGGAATATGCACGACGTCGCCAGGACGCATCGGCTGCGCCGGCTTGCCCCATTCCTGGTACCAGCCGCGGCCGGCCACGCACACAAGCATCTGGCCGCCGCCGGACGTTGCGCGGTGCACGTGCCAGTTGTTGCGGCACCCCGGTTCGAACGTCACGTTGAAGAAGGGCACCTGCTCGTTCGAGATGGGCGCCAGGTAGCTCTGGCCGACGAAATACTGCGCATACGCGTCGTTGGGCTCGCCGATCGGGAAGACGCACTCCCGCTCATGGGCGGCCCGACGCGCATCTGGCGCCGCGCCGGCCTCTGGCACAGCCGCCTCGTCCTCGTCGCTCCACACGTCTTTTGCCAGGCGAAACGCCGCCCACGCCTTGGGCCAGCCGGCATAGAACGCCGCATGCGTGATGATCTCGGCGATCTGATCGCGCGTGATGCCGTTCGCCTTCGCCGTCTGCAGATGGTACGAAAACGACGAGTCGGTCAGCCCCTGCGCCAGCAGCGACACCACCGTCACCAAGCTGCGGTCGCGCAAGGACAGCTCGCTTTCGCGGCTCCACACTTCTCCGAACAGCACGTCGTCGTTCAAACGGGCGAACTCGGGGGCGAAATCGCCCAGCTGATTGCGCCCCGCCGTCTGCTTCACTGCCATGGGTCGGCTCCTTTCGATAGTCTCTTGCCGCATTGTAGCGCAGGACAAACCGCATGCAGCATACCTATAGAGCATGTATTGTTATGCTGGCCAGGCATGCAGTTTGCCCGGCGCGACAGGTCAATGTGGCAAACGGCCCCGCCGAAACGACCTGCGAAACCGTTCGGAAAATAATGACTGTTCCAGTCATCATTTTCAAGAGCCCCGGAGAACGGCGGCTCATTCCGTCTTGCCGTAAAAAGGGGCGCCTCGTACGAAGCGCCCCTTGGCAACACGGGTTTGATCGGCCGGCTACGAAAGCACCGTTTCGGTCGGCAGCGGATCGAGCACGCCGAGCGCGGGCTCTTCGGGGATGAAGGGCTCGAACAGCGGCTCGCCGTTCTGCGACAGTTCGACCATGCCGGTCAGCACATCCACGTACTGGTACGATTGACGAGCCTTCGCGCCGCGCTTGCGGTCGACTTCCATGATGAACAGCTGGGGGTG from Xiamenia xianingshaonis encodes:
- a CDS encoding MFS transporter gives rise to the protein MQNPNVQRYAVLVCGTIVMLVLGLIYAWSIFVAPLEAEFGWTRSETATTFSISMVMWSCGMLSCGWLMNRFPPRSCFAMGIALIACGFILSSNVTELWQLYIFYGVFCGFGTGLCYNLWTSVVFAHFSDGTGFAGGVLLMGFGMGAMVLGSAVSLLIASPVGWRGAFAILAALAVMLAAVSMHFLRMPDQKAPAKPKANAVETGVTLTGGQMLRSPSFWTFALWRVLVMGGAAAVIAQTAPIMASIGADVAFCSAAVGALSIGNGCGRPIVGTAYDRIGRDRTLVALAVAGIAIGVALVAAYVAQSILLLAVALFFEGVLYGGYATVNTTFIKTTYGQAHVAYDFMAYRLLAFGSMRDAIQATCSEL
- a CDS encoding ferredoxin domain-containing protein — translated: MITNERDAREESALDIAKKMLVAARTAPKGKGVDIVECAVVAGDDKETLAAEMEAYSAETGFKFLLRDADNVRQSQCVVIVGTRHQAQGLNCGHCGFPTCSDKPEATPCEVNSVDVGIALGSAVALAADFRADSRIMFSAGMAAQRLGWLGEDVREVYAIPVSISSKSPFFDRPSRK
- a CDS encoding carboxymuconolactone decarboxylase family protein, with amino-acid sequence MAVKQTAGRNQLGDFAPEFARLNDDVLFGEVWSRESELSLRDRSLVTVVSLLAQGLTDSSFSYHLQTAKANGITRDQIAEIITHAAFYAGWPKAWAAFRLAKDVWSDEDEAAVPEAGAAPDARRAAHERECVFPIGEPNDAYAQYFVGQSYLAPISNEQVPFFNVTFEPGCRNNWHVHRATSGGGQMLVCVAGRGWYQEWGKPAQPMRPGDVVHIPANVKHWHGAAADSWFSHLAFEIEGEDASNEWLEPVADEEYQAL